The Anaerolineae bacterium genomic sequence GAAGGGTCTAAAGTAGCAAAAAGACGATCTTCAACACGCACATCGCTTTTTGTAAGGGTGTTAAGAAGGGTTGATTTACCGGCATTAGTATATCCGATTATTGAAATAACAGGAAGACCTTTTTTCTGTCTCTTTGCCTTCTGCTGCTTGCGTTGCTTCTTTACAAAAAGGAGATCTTTCCCCAAACTCGAAATCCTGTCACGCACACGCCTCCTGTGTATCTCAAGCTTTGTCTCACCAGGTCCCCGCCCCCCGATTCCGCCGGTCAAACGCGACATTGCGGTGCTTTTTGCGATAAGTCGCGGAAGCAGATACTTTAGTTGCGCAAGTTCAACCTGAAGTTTTCCTTCCCTTGTTTGAGCGCGTTGAGCAAAAATGTCGAGAATTAACTGGGTCCGGTCGATAATCTTAATATCTATTTTATCCGAAATTGAACGCATCTGGGATGGATTCAATTCCTGATCGAAAACAATAAGTGTTGCTCCATTCTTGAGAATTAAAATAGTTATATCCTGAAGTTTTCCAGGCCCCATAAGAAATCTTGAATCAACCCTTTTACGCTGTTGAAGCACGGTGCCTGCCACATCTATACCGCTGGACAGAGCCAGATCTTTAAGCTCTGCCAGGGAATCCATGGCTATACGCCTGGGGGCGGTTGTAACACTTATCAGTAGAGCCCTTTCCTTTCCTGAACCTGCTTTATATAAATGCCCCGCATGAGCAAGTTCTATTTCAATGGCCTTGATAAGCTCAAGACAGCCTATATCGAGTTGACCGGGATTCAGGGGAGCAAATATCCTGCATTGCTTTCCTTCCTGACCTTTAGGCAGTATATGCCCGACATGAACCTGACTGGGCCGGCCATCTGCTGTTATCGTAATTGCGGCAATTATGTCCAGCCTCAAAAGAGCAAGGTCTGTTAGATCATCTTTTGTAAGGGGGTCGTTTTTCAGGTGCGTATGTATACATCTGAGCCCTCTAAGACGGCCCGGAGCAACCCGATATTCGCTTATATCAGGTATTACTATCCTATGATAATCCCCTACAATTACAAATACTATCTTGCCGGAACGGTTTACAAGAAGACCTATCTGGCGGCGTATCTCATGGGAAAGTTTACTTATTTCGCGGGCAATCTCAAATGTAACGACAAATTCAGCTGGTATGCGGCGGCGATAAAAATTTTCAAGGCTGCGGATCTGACTTGCCTTTAATCCGCTGATACTTCCGAAAAGCTTCTTCATGAATCCATCATATCACAATCATTTTCTGACGCTGGATTTTCAAACCGGGTATAAGAGGTTAAAAAGGTTAGAGACGCCCACCCGATAGGTCCGTTCCTCTGCTTGGAAAGGATTATTTCCGCCTTACCCTTGTTAGGATTATTTTCATCCTTGTTATACACTTCGTCTCTATAAATAAATGCGACAACGTCCGCATCCTGTTCAAGTGCCCCTGACTCCCTTAAATCAGAAAGCTGCGGCCGTTTATCGCTTCGTTCCTCCAGCTTTCTGTTGAGCTGGGAAAGAGCCAGCACAGGCACGTCAACCTCCTTTGCCAGCGCCTTTAATGATCTTGATATCTCTGAAATTTCAAGGTCCCTGCGCTCATTTGAAGCTCTACCTCTCATGAGCTGCAGGTAATCTACAACGACTAAACCAAGCCCTTTGTCCATCTTTAATCTGCGCGCCTTGGCTCTTATCGAAGTAGCTGAAATGTCGGGTGAATCGTCTATATAAATCGGCGCTTCAGACAGAACACCGGCAGCATCTGTCAACCTGTTCCAATCATCCCTGCTGAAAAAACCGCTCTTTATACGGTGCGAATCAATCCTTGCCTCAGAACAGAGCAAACGCATCGAAAGCTGTTCCTTAGACATCTCAAGTGAAAATATCGCAACAGGAACATTGGCATTTACCGCTGCATTCCTCGCAATATTCAGCGCTAAAGAGGTTTTCCCCATGCTTGGACGCGCGGCAAGAATTATAAGGTCCGATTTCTGCAAACCCGATGTCAGGCTGTCAAGACGTGTAAAACCTGTCGCAATACCGGTCAGTAAACTCTTGTTCCCCTCGCGCTCTTCAAGGGTGTCGATGTTTTTGCTGATAATTTTGCCTATCGGATAAAATGCCTGTTTATTCTTATTTTCCGATATTTCAAAAATGGCTCTTTCAGCAAAGTCTATTAGTTCGTCAACATCGCCACGGTCTTCAAAGCACTTTTTGGCGATCTCATTTGTCTTTTCAATAAGACGCCTCAGCGATGCCTTGTCGTGGATTATCCTGGCATAATGTCGCGCATTTACAGCAACCGGAACAGTGTCCACCAGCCTGGCAAGATATGTAGCCCCTCCGATTTTTTCCAGACAATCCTGCTCTTTGAGAATATTGGCAAGTGTCACAAGATCAATAGGTTCGCTCTTTGAAAAAAGGTCAAGCATTGCTGAAAAGATCTTGCCATGAGCCAACCTGTAGAAATCTTCAGGAGAAAGAATCTCAACAACATCAAGAAATGCGTTGTTGTCTATCAGGATTGCGCTGAGTATCGATTCTTCCGCCTCAAGATTCTGAGGGGGAATTTTATAAAGGGAAGGATTTTTTTCGCTTTGAAAGCGTGTATCGGCCATTTGCCTAATCTGCATTAACTGATTTTAATAGTTCAGCCACAAAGACATTAACCTGCCTGGCGGCTGAACTGTTATAAAATTTATTGAAGATTCCCCACGGCAAGCTGCAGGAAATCTTCGACCGTAAGGAAGTTTGCTATTTTTGGATTAGCTCGCTAACCCCGTCCCGCTGAAGCGGGACTACGGGGAATACGCTCACTTTTGCGGTTCAGCCGTTATTTCAACCGTTATCTCAGGCTTAACCCCTTTGTAAACACGGACAGGTATTTTGTATGTGCCTATATTTTTAATAGGCTCTTTGAGCAATATCATCCTTTTTTCAACTATAATATTCTGGTTCGCAAGGGCATTAATAATATCGCCCGAAGAAACAGAACCGTACAGACGATCATCTTCGCTAACCTTTGCGGTTATCTTACATACAACATTTTCAAGCTGTTTGGACATCTCTTCGGCAAACCCCTTTTCCTTGGCAATCTGCAATTCAAATTTAGCCTTTTCCTTCTCCATCATCTTACGGTTTTGAGAAGTCGCCGACACAGCCTTTTTCTGCGGCAAAAGATAGTTTCTGGCATAACCGTCCGCCACTGTTACCTCGCTGCCGATTATTCCTAATGACTCTATTGTTTCCTTTAAAATTAACTTCATATGCTACCCCTGCTAATATATTAATAAAAAATATTTAATCACTCTTCCTGCTTGATTCCCAATTTTCTGTAATTCAACCAGATATCGGAAAAACCAATTCCTATAATAATAAGCGCTATAACCTGCTGAATCGCGATAAGGCTGTATAAAAAAAACTTTAATATAGATGAAAAGTGTTTTTTTTCAAAAAAGAACGAAACAACAGCCACGCCCTGAAAAAAATATATCGCCATCATAATGATCAGCCCGTTTAAGCCAACCATCTTTATGCCTCTCTCAGGTAAAATCAGCATCAACCCACAGCATATGGCGCCCCAAACAAAAGGATCCGGAACTTTCCATAAATTCAGAAAACCAAAATCCGGATAAAAAAGACCTCTGAATTTTAGAATCGGCTTTACAATAAGCAGAGTCGCCCATGCCATAAAAAAGCTTGAAACCACTACCATGGCAGGAATAATTCTCAATAGAACATACTGTATGTTTTCAAGTGATTCTGAAAAAAGGCGGATGTTTTCCTCAGGCATCCCCATCTTTTCATACAAAGCAATTGTCAACCTTAGATTCTTTGCCACATATTCCGATATAAAGGCAATAATCCCGACATTAGAAATATTGCT encodes the following:
- the hflX gene encoding GTPase HflX, which gives rise to MKKLFGSISGLKASQIRSLENFYRRRIPAEFVVTFEIAREISKLSHEIRRQIGLLVNRSGKIVFVIVGDYHRIVIPDISEYRVAPGRLRGLRCIHTHLKNDPLTKDDLTDLALLRLDIIAAITITADGRPSQVHVGHILPKGQEGKQCRIFAPLNPGQLDIGCLELIKAIEIELAHAGHLYKAGSGKERALLISVTTAPRRIAMDSLAELKDLALSSGIDVAGTVLQQRKRVDSRFLMGPGKLQDITILILKNGATLIVFDQELNPSQMRSISDKIDIKIIDRTQLILDIFAQRAQTREGKLQVELAQLKYLLPRLIAKSTAMSRLTGGIGGRGPGETKLEIHRRRVRDRISSLGKDLLFVKKQRKQQKAKRQKKGLPVISIIGYTNAGKSTLLNTLTKSDVRVEDRLFATLDPSSRRLKFPKDIEVIITDTVGFIKDLPKELMVAFRATFEELETADVLLHVIDISNPRFKDHIESVEKILCELNLNNIPLIRVLNKQDAVDREMIDRYVRQLDGIAVSANNELTLPPLLEKMQALISA
- the dnaB gene encoding replicative DNA helicase, which produces MADTRFQSEKNPSLYKIPPQNLEAEESILSAILIDNNAFLDVVEILSPEDFYRLAHGKIFSAMLDLFSKSEPIDLVTLANILKEQDCLEKIGGATYLARLVDTVPVAVNARHYARIIHDKASLRRLIEKTNEIAKKCFEDRGDVDELIDFAERAIFEISENKNKQAFYPIGKIISKNIDTLEEREGNKSLLTGIATGFTRLDSLTSGLQKSDLIILAARPSMGKTSLALNIARNAAVNANVPVAIFSLEMSKEQLSMRLLCSEARIDSHRIKSGFFSRDDWNRLTDAAGVLSEAPIYIDDSPDISATSIRAKARRLKMDKGLGLVVVDYLQLMRGRASNERRDLEISEISRSLKALAKEVDVPVLALSQLNRKLEERSDKRPQLSDLRESGALEQDADVVAFIYRDEVYNKDENNPNKGKAEIILSKQRNGPIGWASLTFLTSYTRFENPASENDCDMMDS
- the rplI gene encoding 50S ribosomal protein L9 — protein: MKLILKETIESLGIIGSEVTVADGYARNYLLPQKKAVSATSQNRKMMEKEKAKFELQIAKEKGFAEEMSKQLENVVCKITAKVSEDDRLYGSVSSGDIINALANQNIIVEKRMILLKEPIKNIGTYKIPVRVYKGVKPEITVEITAEPQK
- a CDS encoding YybS family protein is translated as MPQTIQGNVLIDIAKGIAITTLIFAASIYLPVAGLFCSLLIPLPIFFYRSKLGRTTGAMVLVASTIMMIFVVGAMSIDMFFFIELLLLGFVLGELIEVNLSIEKTVLYACALVLSAGVLGLFFYSNISNVGIIAFISEYVAKNLRLTIALYEKMGMPEENIRLFSESLENIQYVLLRIIPAMVVVSSFFMAWATLLIVKPILKFRGLFYPDFGFLNLWKVPDPFVWGAICCGLMLILPERGIKMVGLNGLIIMMAIYFFQGVAVVSFFFEKKHFSSILKFFLYSLIAIQQVIALIIIGIGFSDIWLNYRKLGIKQEE